The proteins below come from a single Bacteroidales bacterium WCE2004 genomic window:
- a CDS encoding Cd2+/Zn2+-exporting ATPase: protein MAHEHHHHHEHEHHEHVECHECHTHEHHHHHGEEEGGVRKSIIKIVSAAVLLAAAVIIEKNTDWATWQYLLLYLVPYLIVGWDTLKEAAEALAEGEALDENFLMSVATLGALAIGFLPGAETQFPEAVFVMLFFQVGELFEGIAEGRSRRSVAHLMDIRPDTAHVERDGRLQTVAPDEVAVGETILVKPGEKVPMDGVVLEGDSSLDTVALTGESVPRSVHPGDEILSGCVNLSGVLRVRTVRLFGESTASRILELVENAAENKSRSEHFITRFARVYTPIVVGLAVLLAVVPPLFTGAWATWIYRALMFLVVSCPCALVISVPLTFFGGIGGASRKGILIKGSAYMDTLSRVQTVVFDKTGTLTEGVFAVTAVHPEELDETELLHLAAHVERHSTHPIAQALLLAYPNEQDGCAVSDIQEYAGKGLTANVEGRVVAVGNDKLMTQVGAAWHPCTHTGTIVHVAVDGTYAGHIVISDRIKEDAAQAIADLHAAGIRKTVMLTGDQASVAQAVSSTLKLDETHAGLLPADKVARVEALLKEGTLAFVGDGINDAPVLARADLGIAMGALGSDAAIEAADVVLMDDKPSKVAAAVRIARRTLRIARENLWFAVGIKLLVLALAACGVATLWMAVFADVGVTVLAVLNAMRALR from the coding sequence ATGGCTCACGAACATCATCATCACCACGAGCACGAGCATCACGAGCATGTCGAATGCCACGAGTGCCACACTCACGAGCACCATCACCACCACGGCGAAGAGGAAGGCGGCGTGCGGAAGAGCATCATCAAGATCGTGTCCGCCGCCGTCCTGCTGGCGGCCGCAGTCATCATCGAGAAAAACACGGACTGGGCCACCTGGCAGTACCTCCTGCTCTACCTGGTCCCCTACCTCATCGTCGGCTGGGACACGCTCAAGGAAGCCGCCGAGGCGCTCGCTGAAGGCGAGGCGCTGGACGAGAACTTCCTGATGAGCGTCGCCACGCTCGGCGCGCTCGCGATCGGCTTCCTGCCGGGCGCCGAGACGCAGTTCCCCGAAGCGGTCTTCGTCATGCTGTTCTTCCAGGTCGGCGAGCTCTTCGAAGGCATCGCGGAAGGCCGTTCGCGCCGCTCCGTGGCCCATCTGATGGACATCCGGCCCGACACGGCACACGTGGAGCGGGACGGGCGGCTGCAGACCGTCGCCCCGGACGAAGTCGCCGTCGGCGAGACCATCCTGGTCAAGCCCGGCGAGAAGGTTCCGATGGACGGCGTCGTGCTGGAGGGCGATTCGTCGCTGGACACCGTGGCCCTGACGGGCGAAAGCGTGCCGCGCAGCGTGCATCCGGGCGACGAGATCCTGTCCGGCTGCGTCAACCTCAGCGGCGTGCTGCGCGTGCGGACGGTCCGCCTGTTCGGCGAATCCACCGCATCGCGCATCCTCGAGCTGGTGGAGAACGCCGCCGAAAACAAGTCGCGCAGCGAACATTTCATCACGCGCTTCGCGCGGGTCTATACGCCCATCGTCGTCGGCCTGGCCGTGCTGCTGGCCGTCGTCCCGCCCCTCTTCACGGGTGCCTGGGCCACCTGGATCTACCGGGCGCTGATGTTCCTGGTGGTCTCCTGTCCCTGCGCGCTGGTCATCTCCGTGCCGCTCACTTTCTTCGGCGGCATCGGCGGCGCTTCGCGCAAGGGCATCCTCATCAAGGGTTCCGCCTATATGGACACCCTCTCCCGCGTGCAGACCGTCGTCTTCGACAAGACGGGCACGCTGACCGAGGGCGTCTTCGCGGTCACCGCCGTGCACCCCGAGGAGCTGGACGAGACGGAACTGCTGCACCTGGCCGCCCACGTGGAGCGCCACTCCACGCACCCGATCGCCCAGGCCCTGCTGCTGGCCTACCCCAACGAGCAGGACGGCTGCGCGGTCTCGGACATCCAGGAATACGCGGGCAAGGGCCTGACGGCCAACGTCGAAGGCCGCGTCGTCGCCGTCGGCAACGACAAGCTGATGACGCAGGTCGGTGCCGCCTGGCACCCCTGCACGCACACCGGCACCATCGTCCACGTGGCCGTGGACGGCACCTACGCCGGCCACATCGTCATCTCCGACCGCATCAAGGAAGACGCTGCGCAGGCCATCGCCGACCTGCACGCCGCCGGCATCCGCAAGACCGTGATGCTGACCGGCGACCAGGCCTCCGTGGCCCAGGCCGTCTCGTCCACGCTCAAGCTGGACGAGACCCACGCCGGCCTCCTGCCGGCCGACAAGGTCGCCCGCGTGGAAGCGCTGCTCAAGGAGGGCACGCTCGCCTTCGTCGGCGACGGCATCAACGACGCGCCGGTACTCGCCCGCGCCGACCTCGGCATCGCGATGGGCGCGCTCGGCTCGGACGCCGCCATCGAGGCCGCGGACGTCGTCCTGATGGACGACAAACCGTCCAAGGTGGCCGCGGCCGTGCGCATTGCACGCCGCACGTTGCGCATCGCCCGGGAGAACCTCTGGTTCGCCGTCGGCATCAAGCTGCTGGTGCTCGCGCTGGCCGCCTGCGGCGTCGCCACGCTCTGGATGGCGGTCTTCGCCGACGTCGGCGTCACGGTTCTCGCCGTCCTCAACGCCATGCGCGCCCTGCGGTAA